One window of the Mycoplasmopsis anatis genome contains the following:
- the alaS gene encoding alanine--tRNA ligase, translated as MNSKEIRQSWLDFFKSKNHLVVESKSLIPVNDPSLLWINSGVATLKDYFSGKKIPPSNRLTNSQKSIRTNDIENVGITARHHTFFEMLGNFSIGDYFKKEAIAFAVEYLLDVLKLDKERLYFTYYCEDIETKELWMSHGITEDKMIPGSKDTNFWEVGSGPCGPNTEIFYDRGEKYDSRGIELLKNDIENDRYIEIWNIVFSTYNSDGEGNYTELKQKNIDTGAGFERLVSIMQDAPTNYDTDLFLPIIHEIEKYTDFKYDTNNYFVKNKEQELINTNFKIIADHMRTVVNAIADGAKPSNVGRGYILRRLLRRSIYKSFELKINEQPFLFNLCSVIKKTLPFEYDETEVSNIIKQEENLFANTMEKGRQLLAKHIDENTKEFSGELAFKLFETYGFPIELTSEILSQNNITINLDEFNLAKEKHTEASRVQKVSGMEKAINVLALINSKLDKFIGYDHTDNQTKILKLMDSENFVDEIDGVGYVILEETPFYATSGGQKHDRGHMIQNGNKIKILDVFKDKFGNHIHKVSGALNVDDEVECHVDKTIRLGLERNHSGTHLLFCALRTILGNQIVQLGSDNNEERLTFDMPADEKPTNEQIREIEKLVRNYIKRDVKRNYLQMTTEEAKAMGAIMTLEEGEYMDPKNVRIVQFEGITADLCGGTHLSNSAKLENFKITNVDKKGARIYRIRAISSNKLVNEYLNSQIDEILELLNSSVAKIKELDSLYKLEVKAVFEDKEEYIDYLNNLVEQVKEDSKAIQKKLSNISNDDYILELDLEINGINFLVASTNNSNIVKNLASTLREENVEKLVIVYLKDSLPSVISIASKKYDSNQFAKIIWEKFDGKGGGNKILSMGRINKTFNIAELFTDNA; from the coding sequence ATGAATTCAAAAGAAATTAGACAAAGTTGATTGGATTTTTTCAAATCTAAGAATCACTTAGTAGTTGAAAGTAAAAGTTTAATCCCCGTAAATGACCCTTCACTTTTATGAATTAACTCAGGAGTAGCTACTCTGAAAGATTATTTCTCTGGTAAAAAAATACCCCCTTCAAATAGATTAACTAACTCTCAAAAATCAATTCGTACTAACGATATTGAAAATGTTGGAATTACAGCTAGACACCATACATTTTTTGAAATGCTTGGTAATTTTTCAATTGGAGACTATTTCAAAAAAGAAGCAATTGCTTTTGCTGTTGAATATTTATTAGATGTTCTTAAGCTAGATAAAGAAAGACTTTACTTTACATATTACTGTGAAGATATTGAAACCAAAGAATTATGAATGTCACACGGAATTACTGAAGATAAAATGATTCCAGGCTCAAAAGATACAAACTTTTGAGAAGTGGGTAGCGGACCATGTGGTCCTAATACTGAAATTTTTTATGATCGTGGTGAAAAATATGATTCAAGAGGAATTGAATTATTAAAAAATGACATTGAAAACGATAGATATATTGAAATTTGAAACATTGTTTTTTCAACATATAACTCAGATGGTGAAGGTAATTATACAGAGTTAAAACAAAAAAATATCGATACTGGTGCGGGGTTTGAAAGATTAGTTTCAATCATGCAAGATGCACCAACTAACTATGATACCGACTTATTTTTACCAATTATTCATGAAATTGAAAAATACACTGATTTTAAATATGATACAAATAATTATTTTGTTAAAAACAAGGAACAAGAATTAATAAACACTAATTTCAAAATAATTGCAGATCACATGAGAACAGTAGTTAATGCTATTGCCGATGGAGCTAAACCTTCTAATGTGGGACGTGGATATATTTTAAGAAGACTTTTAAGAAGAAGTATCTACAAATCTTTTGAATTAAAAATAAATGAACAACCATTTTTATTTAATCTTTGCTCTGTTATTAAAAAAACTTTACCATTTGAATATGATGAAACTGAAGTATCTAATATCATCAAACAAGAAGAAAATCTATTTGCAAACACGATGGAAAAAGGTCGTCAGCTACTTGCTAAACACATTGACGAAAATACAAAAGAATTTTCTGGAGAATTAGCTTTCAAACTTTTTGAAACTTATGGTTTCCCAATTGAATTAACCAGTGAAATTTTAAGTCAAAATAATATAACAATCAATCTTGATGAATTTAATTTAGCTAAGGAAAAACACACCGAAGCATCGAGAGTACAAAAAGTAAGTGGTATGGAAAAAGCTATTAACGTACTTGCTTTAATAAATTCTAAACTTGATAAATTCATAGGATATGATCACACTGATAATCAAACAAAGATTTTGAAATTAATGGATAGTGAAAATTTTGTTGATGAAATAGATGGTGTTGGATATGTGATTTTAGAGGAAACTCCATTTTACGCAACTAGTGGTGGACAAAAGCACGACCGTGGTCACATGATTCAAAATGGAAATAAAATTAAAATTCTAGATGTATTCAAAGATAAATTTGGTAACCATATACATAAAGTTAGTGGTGCCTTAAATGTTGATGATGAAGTGGAATGTCATGTAGATAAAACTATCAGACTTGGTTTAGAAAGAAACCACTCAGGAACTCACCTACTATTCTGTGCATTAAGAACTATTTTGGGAAATCAAATTGTTCAACTTGGATCAGACAATAATGAAGAGCGTTTAACCTTTGATATGCCAGCCGATGAAAAACCTACAAATGAACAAATTAGAGAAATCGAAAAATTAGTTAGAAACTATATTAAACGTGACGTAAAAAGAAATTATCTTCAAATGACAACTGAAGAAGCTAAAGCAATGGGAGCTATTATGACACTTGAAGAAGGTGAATATATGGATCCTAAAAACGTTAGAATTGTTCAATTCGAAGGTATAACAGCTGATCTTTGTGGAGGAACACACTTATCAAATAGCGCTAAATTGGAGAATTTTAAAATTACAAACGTTGATAAAAAAGGTGCTAGAATTTACAGAATTAGAGCAATTTCATCAAATAAATTAGTTAATGAATACTTAAATTCACAAATTGATGAAATTTTAGAATTACTAAATTCTTCAGTGGCTAAAATAAAAGAACTTGATTCATTATATAAATTAGAAGTTAAAGCAGTTTTTGAAGATAAAGAAGAATACATCGATTATTTAAATAATTTAGTTGAACAAGTAAAAGAAGATTCTAAAGCAATTCAAAAGAAATTATCAAACATTTCGAATGATGATTATATTTTAGAATTAGATTTAGAAATCAATGGTATAAATTTCTTAGTTGCTTCAACTAATAATTCAAATATTGTTAAAAATTTAGCTTCAACACTAAGAGAAGAAAATGTTGAAAAATTAGTAATAGTTTATTTGAAAGATTCACTTCCATCAGTTATTTCAATCGCTTCTAAAAAATACGATTCAAATCAATTTGCTAAAATCATTTGAGAAAAGTTTGATGGAAAAGGTGGAGGAAATAAAATTTTATCAATGGGTAGAATTAACAAAACTTTTAATATAGCTGAACTTTTTACAGATAATGCGTAA
- the ruvX gene encoding Holliday junction resolvase RuvX, with translation MRKLALDLGTRTCGFAISDELAIIASPLENFRFEENDFNSVIHKTLAYINHYENIDEIILGLPLRSNGSKSERTIMVEEFKSILESNLVKNNINIKIKLINEYGSTKDAESVMIQAGLSRKKRKNHKDKLAAAIILERYLN, from the coding sequence ATGCGTAAATTAGCTTTAGATTTAGGTACAAGAACATGTGGCTTTGCTATAAGTGATGAATTAGCGATAATTGCAAGCCCGCTTGAAAATTTTAGATTTGAAGAAAATGATTTTAATTCTGTAATTCATAAAACCTTAGCATATATAAATCATTACGAAAACATTGATGAAATAATTTTAGGTTTACCACTTCGTTCAAATGGTTCTAAAAGTGAGAGAACTATTATGGTTGAAGAATTCAAAAGTATTCTAGAAAGTAATTTAGTTAAAAACAATATTAATATTAAAATAAAACTCATAAATGAATATGGTTCTACTAAAGATGCCGAAAGTGTAATGATACAAGCTGGTTTATCTCGTAAAAAAAGAAAAAATCACAAAGATAAATTAGCAGCAGCAATAATTTTAGAAAGATACTTGAATTAG
- a CDS encoding BC85_0335 family putative methyltransferase — translation MKLILIISAIVVFILGISIGMFLIFKAKSMQKKLIKEYDSKIQEDIIKIREKYGELPAHLSELFPCKIDKLDVEFMIQTICRNNYEKTLIISDELYSFATAQEVTKKSLYYIPEFFDGSKWNEVVNSNDKDIINFKPIKYNEENLDLIIVFKDIDPYSIYKKMYSKLNKNGMIIIKFSKTNKQEFTLLKNELYNNGIPHEFSFVKTKYLFIRKD, via the coding sequence ATGAAGTTAATCTTAATAATTAGTGCAATAGTAGTGTTTATTCTTGGAATATCTATAGGAATGTTTTTAATTTTTAAAGCAAAAAGTATGCAAAAAAAATTAATTAAAGAATATGATTCAAAAATACAAGAAGACATAATTAAAATTAGAGAAAAATATGGAGAATTACCAGCTCATCTTTCAGAATTATTTCCTTGCAAAATTGATAAATTAGATGTTGAATTTATGATTCAAACAATCTGCAGAAACAACTATGAAAAAACCTTGATTATAAGTGATGAGTTATACTCATTCGCAACAGCTCAGGAAGTAACTAAAAAGTCCCTTTATTATATACCTGAATTTTTTGATGGTAGTAAATGGAATGAAGTTGTTAACTCAAATGATAAAGACATTATTAATTTTAAGCCTATTAAATATAATGAAGAAAATTTAGATTTGATCATTGTTTTTAAAGACATTGACCCCTACTCAATTTATAAAAAAATGTACTCAAAATTGAATAAAAATGGAATGATTATTATTAAATTTTCTAAAACAAATAAACAAGAATTCACACTACTTAAAAATGAATTATATAATAACGGAATACCACATGAGTTTTCGTTTGTAAAAACAAAATATTTATTTATCAGAAAAGACTAA
- the greA gene encoding transcription elongation factor GreA produces MAVQNQNDQKIYIALETLEKYKKEYDNLVNVERPLVQEALKEARAQGDLSENAEYDAARDRQAMVESRISELESIIDRAVIIENNLKGKVGIGTTVTFKNLNDNEQITVTIMGSHDANPFEGKISNESPLAEALLEHKMGDVVEVDAPVKYSIQILKIEQQ; encoded by the coding sequence ATGGCAGTACAAAACCAAAATGATCAAAAAATATATATAGCATTAGAAACTCTTGAAAAATATAAAAAGGAATATGATAACTTAGTAAATGTTGAACGTCCTTTAGTTCAAGAAGCTCTTAAAGAAGCTAGAGCTCAAGGGGACCTCTCTGAAAACGCGGAATACGATGCAGCAAGAGATCGTCAAGCAATGGTTGAGTCAAGAATTAGTGAACTAGAAAGTATTATTGATCGTGCAGTAATTATCGAAAACAACCTAAAAGGTAAAGTTGGAATCGGTACAACAGTTACATTTAAAAATTTAAATGATAATGAACAAATCACAGTAACAATTATGGGTTCTCATGATGCTAACCCATTCGAAGGTAAAATATCAAATGAAAGTCCTTTGGCAGAAGCTTTACTTGAACACAAAATGGGTGATGTAGTTGAAGTTGACGCCCCTGTTAAATACTCTATACAAATCTTAAAAATTGAACAACAGTAG
- a CDS encoding deoxynucleoside kinase: MLIGISGMISSGKSTLTSKLVNFYGEHCLFLNEYEHDDEVFNTFLKWLYDRKNNIGLGFQTYVIENHLARVNGINYRFNLLGMDKNKEYIFLDRFCLEHYIFALVNLKTSQQKVWLAYQKAFEAMVSNEQLPELVIYLDISFETFKQRIMQRGREVEINNFEINKEYFNELHSTYKTMFLKLIEKYKLTCKIINTNNMNEDEVFKEAAKLIEEYTKSRNCEVFNE; this comes from the coding sequence ATGTTAATTGGAATTAGTGGAATGATAAGCAGTGGTAAAAGTACACTAACAAGCAAGTTAGTGAATTTTTATGGTGAACACTGCTTATTTTTAAATGAATACGAACATGATGATGAAGTATTTAACACTTTCTTAAAATGACTATATGATAGAAAAAATAATATTGGTCTTGGATTCCAAACATATGTTATTGAGAATCATCTAGCTAGAGTTAATGGTATAAATTATAGATTTAATCTTCTAGGAATGGACAAAAATAAAGAATATATATTTTTAGACCGTTTTTGTCTAGAACATTATATTTTTGCTCTAGTAAACTTAAAAACAAGCCAGCAAAAAGTATGATTAGCTTATCAAAAAGCCTTTGAAGCAATGGTATCAAATGAACAACTACCAGAATTAGTTATTTATTTAGATATTAGTTTTGAAACTTTCAAACAAAGAATTATGCAACGTGGTAGAGAGGTTGAAATCAATAATTTCGAGATTAACAAAGAATATTTTAATGAATTGCATTCAACCTATAAAACAATGTTTTTAAAATTAATCGAAAAATACAAACTTACTTGCAAAATAATAAATACAAATAACATGAATGAGGATGAAGTATTTAAAGAAGCGGCAAAACTAATTGAAGAATATACAAAGTCAAGAAATTGTGAGGTTTTTAATGAATAA
- a CDS encoding ABC transporter ATP-binding protein: MNNIIEIKGLTKIYDKKVKAVDNIDFEVKEGGLFSFLGLNGAGKSTTINIISGILKKTSGKVIINGYDIDQYPEKTKEYIGMVFQKSVLDGELSVYENLYLRGKLYFKDKNALKERIEKVIQQFELSNISKRQYNKLSGGQKRRVDIARAMIHNPKILILDEPTTGLDPITRILVWNVIKKQQIENNMTIFLTTHYLEEANDSDYVCIIDNGVIKVKGTPAELKKSYSWTTLKLTPKNIDQFITKLNQKFDRFNDTLVIEFKTFDEANKFLLNVINELSSYEVIKGNMDQVFLNVTNKKVSEV, from the coding sequence ATGAATAACATCATCGAAATAAAAGGTTTAACAAAGATTTATGATAAGAAAGTTAAAGCTGTAGATAATATTGACTTCGAAGTAAAAGAAGGTGGGTTATTTAGCTTTTTAGGACTTAATGGGGCTGGTAAAAGTACAACTATCAATATTATTTCTGGAATACTTAAAAAAACAAGCGGTAAAGTCATTATTAATGGTTATGATATTGATCAATACCCAGAAAAAACTAAAGAATATATCGGAATGGTTTTCCAAAAATCAGTTTTAGATGGGGAATTAAGCGTTTATGAAAATCTTTATTTAAGAGGGAAATTATATTTCAAAGATAAAAATGCTTTGAAAGAAAGAATTGAAAAAGTAATACAGCAGTTTGAACTTTCAAATATTAGTAAAAGACAATACAATAAGCTCTCTGGTGGTCAAAAACGTAGAGTAGATATTGCAAGAGCAATGATCCATAATCCTAAAATCCTAATTTTAGATGAACCAACCACTGGGCTTGACCCAATTACAAGAATTCTTGTTTGAAATGTTATAAAAAAACAACAAATAGAAAATAATATGACCATTTTCTTAACTACGCATTATCTTGAAGAAGCAAACGATTCTGATTATGTATGTATAATAGATAATGGTGTTATTAAAGTTAAGGGAACACCAGCTGAACTTAAAAAATCATATTCGTGAACCACGTTAAAATTAACACCTAAAAATATTGATCAATTTATAACAAAATTAAATCAAAAATTTGATAGATTCAATGATACACTAGTTATTGAATTTAAAACATTCGATGAGGCTAATAAGTTTTTATTAAATGTTATAAATGAACTATCATCATATGAAGTAATTAAAGGGAACATGGACCAAGTTTTCTTAAATGTTACTAATAAGAAAGTTAGTGAGGTTTAA
- a CDS encoding ABC transporter permease encodes MIALLTRLFKIFFKRKLSVIFTLLTPLIIIFVYILVLKNNFNKNTDDFIAKLTHSMMVEQNSLDYIKERMYSMADQFFICGLLATTSFTIAFSLCKSMIDDKDKEIINDFISTPIRSWKIRYSYIIFNILANWMITTFIFIIALIYISATNSIAYMKPIKIFFVYLISLLGVVSSSLLAVNIFWSVKKDWVYSAVLMPISVISGFAIGAYMPVSLFPDFIESIFNLIPASGLSISMRNILMNESFNEIIKKMNELTNNQFNNSQVFIDLFSIKGNLFGTYFDYKLFTLYASIFTILLGLGILLLDIKHKKRVK; translated from the coding sequence ATGATTGCATTATTAACTAGATTATTCAAAATTTTCTTTAAAAGAAAATTATCAGTCATATTCACATTACTTACTCCATTAATTATTATTTTTGTTTATATATTGGTTCTAAAAAACAACTTTAATAAAAACACCGATGATTTTATAGCTAAATTAACTCACAGTATGATGGTTGAACAGAATTCATTAGATTATATTAAAGAGAGAATGTATTCAATGGCCGATCAATTCTTTATTTGTGGACTTCTAGCTACTACCAGCTTCACAATAGCTTTTAGCTTGTGTAAAAGTATGATTGACGATAAAGATAAAGAGATTATTAACGATTTTATTTCAACACCAATTAGAAGTTGAAAGATAAGATACTCTTATATAATTTTCAACATTTTAGCTAATTGAATGATAACAACCTTTATTTTTATAATAGCTCTAATTTATATCAGCGCAACCAACTCAATTGCATATATGAAGCCAATTAAAATATTCTTTGTATATTTAATTTCACTTTTAGGAGTTGTTTCTTCATCACTATTAGCAGTTAATATTTTTTGAAGTGTTAAAAAAGACTGAGTATACTCAGCAGTGTTAATGCCAATTTCAGTAATTTCTGGTTTTGCTATTGGTGCTTATATGCCTGTTTCACTTTTCCCTGATTTTATCGAATCAATTTTCAACTTAATTCCTGCTTCAGGATTGTCAATATCAATGAGAAATATCTTGATGAATGAATCATTTAATGAAATTATTAAAAAAATGAATGAGTTAACAAATAACCAGTTTAACAATTCGCAAGTTTTCATTGACTTATTCAGTATTAAAGGTAATTTATTTGGAACATATTTTGACTATAAATTATTCACTTTATATGCTTCGATATTTACTATACTATTAGGACTAGGTATATTATTATTAGATATCAAACATAAAAAAAGAGTTAAATAA
- a CDS encoding IS30 family transposase, producing MIIANIKNYLDKVVCIKNKQKHLTNTHYLIKNSDDEIRLLHSKVIKTRLLKENQMSILHFNECLRLIKENKTVSQVSSIVGFQTKTIKKLLKISTTNQGDFVKKFKKVCRNCDNYINYVNYIDFNLLAEHLIFYKSKRTRLHSKTIQNKWKNFVRFWNDEVNYFRKNRFSKDFTKRAIKVSAKAIVNKFKKLYPNSSCPTASTVYKCLKSNEFSLSIDILQFLSVGKYKKRIKKTQKSSLKNAIPIHQRPEEANNRTTEGHYELDTVIGKREDKYCLVTVLDRKSRKLYSVRSLKTSLAVKKSLIKIIENNKLRIKTLTIDNGSENVLLHEVINQNNLYKCDAYCSYQKGSIENIHRHIRRYIAKGISMDKFSDEQIQIMINRINEYLSLISK from the coding sequence ATGATTATAGCAAATATTAAAAATTATCTTGATAAAGTTGTGTGTATAAAAAATAAACAAAAACACCTCACAAATACTCATTATTTGATAAAGAATTCTGATGATGAAATTAGACTATTACATTCAAAAGTTATAAAAACTAGACTATTGAAAGAAAATCAAATGAGCATCCTTCATTTTAATGAATGTCTAAGATTAATCAAAGAAAATAAAACCGTCTCTCAAGTTTCAAGTATTGTCGGATTTCAAACAAAAACTATTAAAAAACTATTAAAAATTTCTACAACAAATCAAGGCGATTTTGTTAAGAAATTTAAGAAAGTTTGTCGCAACTGCGACAATTATATTAACTATGTTAATTACATAGATTTTAATTTATTAGCTGAGCATTTGATATTTTATAAATCAAAAAGAACTAGGCTTCATTCAAAAACTATTCAAAACAAATGAAAAAATTTTGTTAGATTTTGAAATGATGAGGTCAACTATTTTAGAAAAAATAGATTTAGTAAGGACTTTACAAAAAGAGCTATAAAAGTTTCTGCTAAAGCGATCGTTAATAAATTTAAGAAACTGTATCCTAACAGTTCTTGTCCTACTGCAAGCACTGTATATAAGTGCTTAAAGTCAAATGAGTTTTCTTTATCTATAGATATTTTGCAATTTCTTTCGGTAGGAAAATACAAAAAAAGAATTAAAAAAACTCAAAAAAGTTCTCTTAAAAATGCTATTCCGATTCATCAAAGACCTGAGGAAGCTAACAATAGAACTACAGAAGGCCATTACGAACTTGATACAGTTATTGGTAAACGTGAGGACAAGTATTGTTTAGTTACTGTTTTAGATAGAAAATCTAGAAAACTTTATTCAGTTAGATCACTAAAGACTTCTCTAGCAGTAAAGAAATCGCTAATTAAAATTATCGAAAATAACAAATTGAGAATCAAAACTTTAACGATTGACAATGGCTCCGAGAACGTGTTGTTGCACGAGGTTATTAATCAAAACAATTTATACAAATGTGACGCATACTGCTCATATCAAAAAGGTTCTATTGAGAACATTCACAGACATATCAGAAGATATATTGCTAAAGGAATTTCTATGGATAAATTTTCCGATGAACAAATTCAAATAATGATCAATAGAATTAACGAATATTTATCACTTATCTCAAAATAA
- the gap gene encoding type I glyceraldehyde-3-phosphate dehydrogenase: MKKIAINGFGRIGRLVLRRLVELNNKDLVVVAVNDLTDAKTLAHLLKFDTAFGQLKADVKVEGDSLFLNGNEIKVFAEKDPENLPWGELGIDLVLECTGRFVKREGASKHLKAGAKKVVVSAPAGSDVKTIVYNVNHETLTAQDDIISGASCTTNCLAPVVKVLVDNFGIKSGFMTTIHSYTGDQNIQDAPHRDLRRARAAAQNMVPTTTGAAKAIGLVVPEAAGILDGSAVRVPTITGSLVDLTLVLDKQPTVEEINAAFAKAANETLKYETNPIVSSDIIGSTYGSIFDPELTSVKSTKDGNLYKLFAWYDNEMSYVCQLVRTVDYFAKLK; encoded by the coding sequence ATGAAAAAAATTGCAATTAACGGATTCGGAAGAATTGGAAGATTAGTTTTACGTCGTTTAGTTGAATTAAACAACAAAGATTTAGTAGTTGTTGCTGTAAATGACTTAACAGATGCTAAAACATTAGCACACTTGTTGAAATTCGATACAGCTTTTGGACAATTAAAAGCTGATGTTAAAGTTGAAGGAGATTCATTATTCTTAAACGGAAATGAAATTAAAGTTTTCGCTGAAAAAGATCCAGAAAACTTACCATGAGGTGAATTAGGAATTGACCTTGTATTAGAATGTACAGGAAGATTCGTAAAACGTGAAGGAGCTTCAAAACACTTAAAAGCAGGTGCTAAAAAAGTTGTTGTTTCAGCTCCAGCTGGAAGCGATGTTAAAACAATCGTTTACAACGTAAACCACGAAACATTAACAGCACAAGATGACATTATTTCTGGTGCTTCATGTACAACAAACTGTTTAGCTCCAGTTGTTAAAGTTTTAGTAGACAACTTTGGAATTAAATCAGGATTCATGACAACAATCCACTCATACACAGGAGACCAAAACATTCAAGATGCTCCTCACCGTGACTTACGTAGAGCTAGAGCTGCTGCTCAAAACATGGTTCCTACAACAACAGGAGCTGCTAAAGCTATTGGTCTTGTAGTTCCTGAAGCTGCTGGAATTTTAGATGGTTCAGCTGTTCGTGTTCCAACAATTACAGGATCACTTGTTGACTTAACATTAGTGTTAGACAAACAACCAACAGTAGAAGAAATTAATGCTGCATTTGCTAAAGCTGCTAATGAAACATTAAAATACGAAACAAACCCAATCGTTTCATCTGACATTATTGGATCAACATATGGTTCAATCTTCGATCCAGAATTAACATCAGTTAAATCTACAAAAGACGGAAACCTATACAAATTATTTGCATGATACGACAACGAAATGTCATACGTATGCCAATTAGTAAGAACAGTTGATTACTTTGCTAAATTAAAATAA